Part of the Quercus lobata isolate SW786 chromosome 6, ValleyOak3.0 Primary Assembly, whole genome shotgun sequence genome, TCCGTtaatgtttctctctctctctctgtcaaAAGGCAAAAGGAGATTAGgtagacaaaatcaaaatcatcttATCTCATTATCTCTCTTAAAAACCCATTAgactctctctcaatctctatGTCTTCCTCCTTAATATGGTATTtaaactaaattttgttttaaacgaatttgatttgttttagGAGTCTAATCTAAGTATTTGAGGAATGAACACAAGACCCAGATAAATCTAAGAGAAGGAACACAGAAAAGTAAGAGATTTTCACTATGTTTTTCTTTGGctttttatttactatatgattcaCAGATCTAAACAGTTTAGCTTCTTTCTCTATGAATAGTATAGAGAAACAAAAGGGGAAAATTTGATTGATTCAAAGACAATACAGGTAGTTTATGGTTTTAAAgattaaacaataaaagtaaacataatttccaaatactatttttagagagaatctCCAAGTCACGTGCAGAGAGAGATGATTGTTGAGGTTTGAATTGAGGAATAGCCAATCCAAACTAACCAACCAAATGCTCGCTTTCCcaaaaaatgaacaagaaaatgagagagagagagagagagagagagagagagagagagagagagagagagagagagcaataggTGGGATCAGTGGCAAGAGCATGTGGCGAGAGGGGCTTTTTTTAAAGGGTTCATGTGGCTGGGGTTTCTGTCTTTCCAATGAAAGGAAGGgaaggaggaagagagaaaatgtCTGATGGGttttgaagagagaaagagagaagattttgattttgatttttcttaagCTGTTTGACACAAGGAGGAGAGGGATAGAGGGAaacattaaggttttttttttttttttttttttttaataataaaaaactacatTAGACAAAGAATTAAACTCTAAAAAAgtcatgtgccttgcacatgattAATGGATACATGTCAAATTAGTCTTTTGTCACCTGTTCTTTTATGCAGCAACTCCTACAACCATGTTTGTAGAAAATCCTTGTCCATTTAAAAATTCTGGATACACCCTACATGACATGTAAATCAAACCTCTCCCAAGTTAAAAATCATAGTTACGCCCTCGATGACATGAGAATCGAAACTCTGAAAATTGAGAGATCAAACTCCTCTGACATGTAAGTCAAACCTTAATGGCCTAATTGGAAGTTTAGAgcgggaggagagtagaggggaatggttatcctctactttgttttgatgtttttaaaattagtaaggggaaAGGGAGTAATTAGTCATtcctcttgtttggatgttttaaaaattagaatggAGAGTAGagaaaatgatttaaatagacaaatttacccctatttgaaaatggacttatAACATTGgtctataattaatttattctaagatttttttaaatcttagaatatgttagtgaatttttttcattacaatTTCAAAATGTTAAGAACCCTAAAAATTATTCAtggtaaatataaaaatcaacaaattgcaAACCATTAAAGCTtgtataaaccaaaaaaataactaattaaattcaaataaaattttcggTAAGGCCTTGTGGTAGCTAAAATTGTacgaaaataaaaataaattggagcTTCTAAATCTCAGATTCATTATCATCTGTGACTACTCGACCTAATACAACTATTTATCTTGTTCTAAGTGAAAGCTCCTTATCAGTGgacaaaattgaagaagaacaaaaaaaaaaaaaaaaaatcctctgtTTTCTCAGCAACAAAATAGAGGCCAAGTAATGAGAAACGGCACGTAAACACAAAAACTTCCAATTTAGTTTTGTGAGTGGCACTACCGGAGGAAGTGGCAATTGTCAATTGATAAACACatgttgtcatttttttttttcctagtatTTCTTTGTAAACGTAAAGTTCAAAAGTCAACAACTAGTTTGGAAAGTCATAGTGTCATTGCGTATTTTGTGCCATGATCGACACAACAAGAAGTCAACAACACATgcttagggtgagtttggttcagctttttgaaaaagtgcataatgaaaaagtggagttttgtaaaagtgcataatgaaaaagtggagtttcaaaaagctgagtgtttggtaaaagctgttaaaaagtgcataatgaaaaagctgagtgtttggtaaaaactgttaaaagtggctttttgagggataaatgaccaaaaaggacaatgtatatataagggatatttcaaactttttttttttttttttgtggatgtgagtttatttcatacttattaaatcatctatttcatatacttactaaacaataataataataatattaattaaatctaaataatttccATCAACAtgaagcacaaaataaaaatgtaaaaagatgataaaatatacacCAACAAtctaagtttaaattgtactacataaaaatgtaaaaacatataaaatacatatcaataatctaagtttaaattgtacaacacaaaaatgtaaaaaagatgataaaatacataccaataacccaagtttaaattgtactacaggatattataaaaaaaagacaactaCTAATTATTATCCCCCCAAATGGAATTAGCAATGGAATCACGAAGAACCACCATCGCAGGGTCTGTTAAAGATCCTAAATTCTGCTCATAACTGCTATCTGCTTCActattattttctcttctagAAATTGAATCTCGATTGGCATTTATGAAGCCCCTATCATCCCTATCATTTAGTCTAACAAAATTATGAAGAGCCATAGTAGCAGATACAATAAGCATTTGGATATGGAATGGAAAAGATGGCATGTTTCTGATAATTCTCCATTTATTCTTCCACACACCAAAAGTGCGCTCAATCGTACATCGAAGAGATGAGTGAGCATGATTAAATTTTTCATGTCTAGTTCTAGGGCTTCCACCTCTCCTTCGAAAGTCTTGAAGATGGTATGATATCCCTTTGTATGGTGCCAAATAACCTTTCATCATTGGGTATCCAGAATCAACTACATAATATttccctagaaaaaaaaaattcaattgttttaACACACTCATATAATATGTAATTATAATGAACAAttgattaaccaattacaaaCCTGGTGGTGGGTGCGGAAAGTTGTTACTCTGTTTACGAATAGtatcaagaaaaatgtgagtgtCGTGTGCTGCACCTTCCCATCCAGGCAAAACAAATGTGAATAACATATCAAAATCACATGCAGCCATCACATTTTGGGTTGGATATCCCTTTCTTCCAAAGTATGGAATGGACTTCTCAGTAGGTACAACCGCTGTCACATGTGTGCCATCAATCGCACCGATGCAATcctaataaaaacattaatagtTTTCAGTTCCACATGCATTGTATTATCTTATAGACAATAACACTTATTCAAATATACAATAGTACACATACTTTAATGTGGCCACTAAAAGTTGTAACACAATTTTTCATTACCTTCCATACAACGTCTCACCCAAACCCACCCTGTTTGTTCAGAATCATAACAAGGAGTCTTATTAATATACTTATTGAAATATGTCACAACTGCTTCGCAGGTAACTGCCACAAGCTGGTAAAACTCATCAGAATCGTCGttactatcatcatcatcagaatcaCTGTCACTGTCATCATCACTATCACTactctcatcatcatcatcatcatcattgttatcatcatcatcatcatcatcattgttatcACCATCATTATTATTGTCAGCATTATTATAATCACTAGCATCATGATAATCACAATAATTTCTGTAATCCCCATCCATTAATAGTTCCATAAAATTGCCACTCTCATAAGTACCATTATAATCATCCATATTGGTTTAGGCTACACAACAAAgtaacaaataatc contains:
- the LOC115949908 gene encoding protein ALP1-like, which encodes MKNCVTTFSGHIKDCIGAIDGTHVTAVVPTEKSIPYFGRKGYPTQNVMAACDFDMLFTFVLPGWEGAAHDTHIFLDTIRKQSNNFPHPPPGKYYVVDSGYPMMKGYLAPYKGISYHLQDFRRRGGSPRTRHEKFNHAHSSLRCTIERTFGVWKNKWRIIRNMPSFPFHIQMLIVSATMALHNFVRLNDRDDRGFINANRDSISRRENNSEADSSYEQNLGSLTDPAMVVLRDSIANSIWGDNN